taatttatgtacCGATACAGTAACATCTACTAAATTTTAGTGTTAAATATACAATAGACGGTTGGAATTGTTGTTGAAAATATATTagtttataacatttttaacttatattagtGTTGAATGTacattaaaactaatatttattactGTTGAATATTTGTTGGTGTTAATATACAATATAAtgttgaataattattatttttcattaggTTGAGGAAAAAATGACTAtgacattgtttttttttctcgaattttgaCATTGTTGTGCTGTTGTATATCTATGATGaaggaaaatatttaataagcaTAGTGGTATTTTGAATATAGAACAATGTAGTGTTGTTCGAATTTCAAAATCTATTGAGCATAATTATATTGTGATATGAGAaatgtttatgttttagttaaaaatattatattagcgaggaaaatattattttttctcgttatatattaattaattaaagttgatATTATACATAGGAATTCTAtacaaaatagtaataaattttatgctGCGGTGAACTGTAATAGTCAAATTCGTGATACGAATTTCAGTGTAATCTTTGAGTCTAAAAGTTTGATTAACATAATGTTAAAAAATGACATCATGTTAGTGGAGATGAAATgcaaaattagtaaaaaaattggATAATTCAACTTACTTAGGGTTGAGGTAAGTTACTTACTTAAGATTGAGGTAAGTTATACTATGAACGCCACAAATGAATTAATCCATAAACGAATCTAGgattaattcaacttgggtccTGTTAATTCAGACAATTACATTCAATCTTTTGTGAGTCAACCGCTCAGATCCCCAAGACAATATATCTCCCTTGGACTTGATGGATGACATACTGTCCTTTaatcaatttgctcaatttcaatttatcagaCGATGGAACTTTTAAGTTACCTACTAATACAAGCTATCTTTGCGCATTACGATCTGATCATATAATGCAACTTAGTATTAGATAAACATTAAGTCATCaatgagtcaatatttgcttGCATTTTGCTTTATGTGCAAAAACTGTCAACGACAAATACCAACAACATTAATGTGAATAGTgggattttatttaaatcagtCTTTCCAAACAATTACAAGTACAAATGACGAATAAACTACACTTAAAACACTAGATCCTAACAGACACATCTCTTGATATAGGAATGTAAAGACAATTGAACCCTAGTTGTAGCCCCTACAATCTTGTAGATAGGCTAACAATGGGAGATATGCCACATgaactaaattaccaaatttatcAGACAGTAGCATCTCTCTTATCAACCGCAAAAATATATGCTTTTGCAATGAGCATAATTTGTCGGGACTCGATCAATCGTTCATTACAAAATTTTGTTCTAATCATGTCATATTCAAACGGAGACCTTTTGCGTATTTGCTTTCCAAATGCTTGCCGAAGTACATGTTGTAGATCTTATAAATTACATCCTTTTTGGCAACATGGTTCTCAATTTGAGAGGCCATGTTGTAGAATCACGTCCTCCAACGTGATTGTGCATTCTCCACATGGAAAATGGAATACGTGCGTCTCAAACCTCCAACACCATAACCAATGCATGAACCCTTTTCCAATACCGAGCACAAGTCACATTGTAAAACTCGAACTCATTGAGATATGACTCCATAATTGTATGAGGGTACTCGATACCCAAATTTCGATGTTGGATGTTGTGCCTGTAATGGTActtgtaaataaacaaatatattggTTATTTCCagttttttgaaaataataaagaaaaacttGGTGAATCAAATTTTGACATGCGAAGAAGTCTTCAATTACGAGATTTTACTGATTCATGTTGACGTGTAGAAATATATGTATCCTTAGATCTCAACAAGTTTCCACCAGTGGCCATCTTTAGAGTTTCTGTAATTTAACTCCAAGtaataaaacaacataattgggaatatcatatatataccctaacaaataaactaaattataataatattccaATATACTAACAAcattaacagaaaaataaactatatattttacaaacacttaaaataatatataagaatataaaattgataaacttaaattttataaccaaatttatacttaaaatacaaatatttaataaaaaaacttactacaaacttaaaacaaaggaaaaatacaacaatataataaaatttaaataaataataataaatcataaaataaactatttggTCGTTCTTTtcaactcatatatatatatatataagtgaatAAAGTTCATACCATTCCATTGTAATTAGCATGGCAAAGACATGTTAAACTTAGCCGTCATAGCCCACTAGGGGGACTAATCTCGGGCTTACCCAAAAGGTTTGGGCTATAGGGCAAGACTACAAACAGATCAATGGTTTAAGTTTACATCGGGGCTCCCAAGACTCAACAGCCCAAGTGGATCTTTGCTCTTTGAACTCCGAAAGTCCTGAATGATAAACAAAACCCTTGCAAAAATCCCTCTTACCAAAGTTGCAGGCTCTGATTCTCGTCAAATCTATACTCTTTCAGCGTTTAAGAATGTTGGGGTTACGGTGTTCTGTCGGAACACTATCTGGTGTCGGTCATCGCCTCCTTCAAACCACGACGGTCAGTGCCTCTCCTTAATTTCTCGATATCATAATATTTACAATCTTAAGAATTTTTTTGATCCATTGACCTCTTGCCAAGGTTTAGGATTATATCATTTTTAGAACTAATGATTTCCTAATTAGTGTTGATCAGCTTTGGGTTTCTGGGTTCATGGATCTGTCTGTTTCTATTAGTCTTTTTCCATGTACACTTTTTAATCAAGGAAAATTAGAAGTGGGTTTTGATCTTTTTTTGTCCTTGTTCCATTAACATGTTGAAATCTAGGAagtaaatgttttttaaaacaatatgtaaATTAGATTTTGGTATTAACCAGTCAAGACTTTTATATCAGTTTAATGGTGTTATTGTTAAAttgggtttcttttttctttcccattGAACTGCAACAAACCTGATAGGATCTTATACTTATGTTGTGCATTTGTGTAGGCCAAGTATATAGTGCATCTGGGATAAACTCGGTTTGATAGTTAAAATCCGGGTTTCATttgttttcagaaaaaaaaaacttatatgtTTTATGGTACCTGCTGGGAACTTTTGTTCTCTCATTGTTTTATGCAGTTTCATGGAATAAGAGTACAAGGCATTCGTGTGGGAAGTGCTGAAATTCCAGACCACAAGCGCATTGCAGTGTCTCTACAGAGCATCTATGGAATTGGTCGTAGCAGAGCTCGCCAGATCTTAAGCGAGCTCAATATAGATAACAAACTCACTAGGGAATTGACCGGAAGAGAACTCATGGCTCTTCGCGAGCATGTCTCTTCCACATACGTCATTGGAGAAGATTTGGTATGAACTTTTTTCCCTTCTCTACTTGCTTGATAAAACTTGCTTTCTCAAATGTTATACATTTCTTTGGTAATTTAGAGGCGATGCATCAATGCGGACATAACCAGATTGAAAGGTCTTCAATGCTACAAAGGGATCCGGCACGAGGATAAATTGCCTTGCCGAGGACAGCGCACAAAAACCAATTCCCGGACTGCAAAGAAGGGAATAACTGCTGTTTCAGAAAGACACAGAGCTTCTTATGCTTAGGTCTAATTTCTTGCCCTAAGTTgcaacttattttaaaaattttcaattagacCTGCTATTGATTCTCAATAACTTTTCC
This genomic stretch from Gossypium raimondii isolate GPD5lz chromosome 6, ASM2569854v1, whole genome shotgun sequence harbors:
- the LOC105774224 gene encoding small ribosomal subunit protein S13, mitochondrial, which gives rise to MLGLRCSVGTLSGVGHRLLQTTTFHGIRVQGIRVGSAEIPDHKRIAVSLQSIYGIGRSRARQILSELNIDNKLTRELTGRELMALREHVSSTYVIGEDLRRCINADITRLKGLQCYKGIRHEDKLPCRGQRTKTNSRTAKKGITAVSERHRASYA